GAAAATGATTAATGAAACTAAGAAAATCATGCATATGCCAAAGTTATCTGTTGCAGCCACATGTGTTCGTTTACCGATTTTTACATCTCATGCAGAAAGTGTGTATATTGAGATTGAACAAGACGGTGTATCAGTGGAAGAAATCCAGCGTCTATTAGCAGAGGCTCCAGGTATTGTGCTGCAGGATGATCCTGCTACTCAAACCTATCCAACTCCATTAAGTTCTGCTGAAAAAAAGGATGTATTTGTTGGACGCATTCGTAAAGATTTGGATGAAGACCGTGGATTCCATTTATGGGTAGTCTCCGATAACCTCTTAAAAGGGGCCGCATGGAATTCAGTTCAAATTGCAGAGCGAATAGTTGCTAATCAATGGCTGTAAACTTTTTATGAGTTGAGGTGGCCGAATGAAGCTGCTTGTACAAAAATTTGGAGGAACTTCGGTCCGGGATCGGGAAAGCAGGTCCCGGGCCATCACTCATGTCAAAAAAGCCCTTTATGAAGGGTATAAAGTGGTCGTTACCGTGTCTGCAATGGGAAGGAAAGGGAGCCCCTATGCGACAGATACGATCCTAAGTTTGATTAATTATCCAGACACTCTGGTTTCAGAGCGAGAACAGGATCTCCTGATGTCGTGCGGGGAGACCATCTCCTCCATTGTTTTTACACATGAGTTAATGAATGAAGGAATTTCAACTGTATCTTTAACAGGAGCACAGGCAGGATTTTTAACGAATGATGATTTTACAAGAGCTAAAATTATTCGAATGAATCCGGCAAGAATATATAAAGAACTTGAATCTCATGACGTTGTAGTAGTGGCCGGTTTTCAGGGACAGACGGATAAAGGAGAAACGACTACGATCGGCCGAGGAGGCAGCGATACTTCCGCTGCAGCACTTGGAGCAGCATTATCAGCTGAGTTCATTGATATATTTACCGACGTAGACGGAATCATGACGGCAGACCCACGAGTGGTTACATCTGCTCGGGCTTTAAATGTGATTACGTACAATGAAATCTGTAATTTAGCCTATCAGGGAGCGAAGGTTATCCATCCTAGAGCAGTTGAAATTGCCATGTACGCAAAGGTGCCTCTTCGTGTTCGTTCAACCTATTCAGACCTGCCAGGAACGCTGGTAACTGGAATAAAGGAACCACCTGCGGGTAAAGATATTTCCGATCGCGTTGTGACGGGAATAGCCCACATGATGGGTCTGACTCAAATAAAAGTTCTCTCGAAAGAAGATCCCTCAAAATTACAATCCGATGTATTCAAGTCCATGGCTGCTGCCAACATTTCAGTTGACTTCATCAACATTTCTCCAAGCGGTGTCATTTATACCATCAATCATATTTATACAAAAAAAGCGGTCAGCATTCTTGAGGATTTAGGGTATGAACCTGAAATTAAAGAAAAGTGTGCAAAAGTTTCTACGGTAGGAGCGGGGATTGCCGGTTTTCCTGGCGTTACGGCTAAAATCGTTCAGTCTCTAACAGACTCCGGTATCCAGATTCTCCAATCAGCCGACTCCCATACAACGATATGGGTGCTGATTAAAGAAGAGGACCTTGTTCAGGCTGTTAATGCGCTTCACGAATCTTTCCAGCTCAACGTAGAAACGGTGAAAGGGGAAAGAACATCATGAATTTCGGGAAAGTCTTAACAGCCATGGTTACCCCTTTTGATAATCATGGAAAGATTGATTTAAAGAAAACAGCGGATCTGATCGATTATTTATTAGCTAATGGAACAGATGGATTAGTAGTGGCTGGTACAACAGGTGAATCGCCCACTCTATCAGCAGATGAAAAAGTGGAACTTTGGAAACAGGTGGTTCAAGTAGTTAAGGGGCGTGTTCCCGTGATTGCGGGTTCTGGAAGCAACAGTACAGATAAGTCCATTCATCTATCCAAACGGGCAGAAGAAGCAGGAGTCGACGCCGTCATGCTGGTAGCTCCTTATTATAATAAACCGGACCAAAGAGGTCTTTATCAACATTTTAAAACCATTGCGGAAGCTATTGACTTACCCGTAATGATCTACAATG
The Halobacillus halophilus DSM 2266 DNA segment above includes these coding regions:
- the dapG gene encoding aspartate kinase, whose product is MKLLVQKFGGTSVRDRESRSRAITHVKKALYEGYKVVVTVSAMGRKGSPYATDTILSLINYPDTLVSEREQDLLMSCGETISSIVFTHELMNEGISTVSLTGAQAGFLTNDDFTRAKIIRMNPARIYKELESHDVVVVAGFQGQTDKGETTTIGRGGSDTSAAALGAALSAEFIDIFTDVDGIMTADPRVVTSARALNVITYNEICNLAYQGAKVIHPRAVEIAMYAKVPLRVRSTYSDLPGTLVTGIKEPPAGKDISDRVVTGIAHMMGLTQIKVLSKEDPSKLQSDVFKSMAAANISVDFINISPSGVIYTINHIYTKKAVSILEDLGYEPEIKEKCAKVSTVGAGIAGFPGVTAKIVQSLTDSGIQILQSADSHTTIWVLIKEEDLVQAVNALHESFQLNVETVKGERTS